One genomic region from Haloprofundus salinisoli encodes:
- a CDS encoding Kelch repeat-containing protein, with protein sequence MSTNRRQFLRRGTVVAALALAGCTDQIGGSGETSGSEQPSETDQPVQTDAPNQATQTAEEMSWTELTPMPGPERTEVESVALNGELYVIGGYVPDGVTGDVAVYNPENDAWRSAAALPQALHHVKAVTHQGQILVFGGYTEAEKSVATTYAYDPQSDSWEERARMPTGRGAPTAELVNGKAYVAGGYTKGGLGGGLRATLEIYDPQADKWSKGPDMPTARNHLTSGTVGGKLYVVGGREEFGEELSANEMYDPETNEWTELTPMPSERGGVNGGAMSGKVFVLGGEKPEGTQATVEAYDPESDSWERYPDMPEGRHGLGVAAIDGQLYAVSGGPEPGKKYSSTLWRLSAEESE encoded by the coding sequence GTGAGCACGAACAGACGACAGTTCCTCCGACGCGGTACAGTGGTGGCAGCCCTCGCGCTCGCCGGATGTACAGACCAGATCGGCGGCTCGGGTGAGACGTCGGGGTCCGAGCAACCGTCAGAGACCGACCAACCGGTGCAGACGGACGCACCGAACCAGGCGACGCAAACCGCCGAAGAGATGAGCTGGACCGAACTGACGCCGATGCCCGGCCCCGAGCGGACGGAAGTGGAGTCGGTGGCGTTGAACGGCGAGCTGTACGTCATCGGCGGCTACGTCCCCGACGGCGTCACCGGCGACGTCGCCGTCTACAACCCCGAGAACGACGCGTGGCGCAGCGCCGCGGCGCTGCCGCAGGCGCTCCATCACGTCAAAGCGGTCACCCACCAGGGCCAGATTCTCGTCTTCGGCGGCTACACCGAGGCGGAGAAGTCGGTGGCGACGACGTACGCCTACGACCCCCAGAGCGACTCGTGGGAAGAGCGCGCGCGAATGCCGACGGGTCGCGGCGCGCCGACGGCCGAGCTCGTGAACGGAAAGGCGTACGTCGCCGGCGGGTACACGAAAGGCGGCCTCGGCGGCGGGCTCCGGGCGACGCTCGAAATCTACGACCCGCAGGCGGACAAATGGTCGAAAGGCCCCGACATGCCGACGGCTCGAAACCACCTGACCTCGGGGACGGTCGGCGGTAAACTGTACGTCGTCGGCGGCCGCGAGGAGTTCGGCGAGGAACTGAGCGCCAACGAGATGTACGACCCCGAGACGAACGAGTGGACCGAGCTGACGCCGATGCCCTCCGAACGCGGCGGCGTCAACGGCGGCGCGATGAGCGGGAAAGTGTTCGTCCTCGGCGGCGAGAAACCCGAAGGTACGCAGGCGACGGTCGAAGCCTACGACCCCGAGAGCGACTCGTGGGAGCGGTACCCCGACATGCCGGAGGGGAGACACGGACTCGGCGTCGCGGCCATCGACGGCCAGTTGTACGCCGTCTCGGGCGGTCCCGAACCGGGCAAGAAGTACTCCTCGACGCTGTGGCGACTGTCGGCGGAGGAGTCGGAGTAG
- the dacZ gene encoding diadenylate cyclase DacZ, protein MSMLADFLNDLVADVDGLFLFSPSSSFYERFESVETGLVVVAPQNSVGADQFVELPLEFENVRDRVRFGIEGAMDEDLVDAGDAIACALGTFGDDSDTLLRVRADEKMHSGMYDLFTNSRADPSVIRDVFEVAIELGKKGQKGSPVGALFVVGDAGKVMNKSRPLSYNPFEKSHVHVGDPIVNVMLKEFSRLDGAFVISDSGKIVSAYRYLEPGAEGVDIPKGLGARHMAGGAITRDTNATAIVLSESDGLVRAFKGGRLILELDPEDY, encoded by the coding sequence ATGTCAATGCTGGCTGACTTCTTGAACGACCTCGTCGCCGACGTGGACGGTCTGTTTCTGTTCTCTCCGAGCAGTTCGTTCTACGAACGGTTCGAGAGCGTCGAGACGGGTCTCGTGGTCGTTGCCCCCCAAAACAGCGTCGGTGCCGACCAGTTCGTCGAGCTCCCCTTGGAGTTCGAGAACGTCCGCGACCGCGTCCGCTTCGGCATCGAGGGCGCGATGGACGAGGACCTCGTCGACGCCGGCGACGCCATCGCCTGCGCTCTCGGGACGTTCGGCGACGACAGCGACACGCTGCTTCGAGTCCGCGCCGACGAGAAGATGCACTCGGGGATGTACGACCTGTTCACGAACTCCCGCGCGGACCCGAGCGTCATCCGCGACGTGTTTGAGGTGGCCATCGAGTTGGGGAAGAAGGGCCAGAAGGGCAGCCCCGTCGGCGCGCTGTTCGTCGTCGGCGACGCGGGCAAAGTGATGAACAAATCGCGCCCGCTGAGCTACAACCCCTTCGAGAAGAGCCACGTTCACGTCGGCGACCCCATCGTCAACGTGATGCTCAAGGAGTTCTCCCGACTCGACGGCGCGTTCGTCATCTCCGACTCGGGGAAGATCGTCTCGGCGTACCGCTACCTCGAACCCGGCGCGGAGGGCGTCGACATCCCGAAAGGTCTCGGTGCGCGCCACATGGCCGGTGGCGCGATAACCCGCGACACGAACGCGACGGCCATCGTGCTCTCGGAGTCGGACGGTCTCGTCCGAGCGTTCAAGGGCGGGCGGTTGATTCTCGAACTGGACCCGGAGGATTACTGA
- the purD gene encoding phosphoribosylamine--glycine ligase: MTETALLIGGGGREHAIARSLASDCDLYACASNRNPGIVALAEGFERVDETDADAIADYAETVGATLAVVGPESALAAGVVDALENRGVYAFGPKKMDARLETDKAFQRRFMVENDVPGCPDFETFHDIEAACAYIDQYDGDVAVKPAGLTGGKGVKVTGDQVTKEEAKEYLRTEKYEQVVIEERFVGEEFTVQAFVANGDVRPTPAVQDHKRAYEGDEGPNTGGMGSYSDARRSLPFMDDGDYEEAVDVLESVVSALPDYRGVLYGQFMLTVDGVRVVEFNARFGDPEAMNTLPVLETKFLDVLVAARDGETLPELDFSPTATVCKYAVPEGYPTNPEAGARIDVDEESVTRAGDGLLFYASVEEREDGLYTSTSRSFAVVGLGDTIAAAEAVAADALAAAGDGLRIRHDIGTAELVQRRVDHMAKLRGR, translated from the coding sequence ATGACGGAGACGGCGCTTCTCATCGGCGGCGGCGGCCGCGAACACGCAATCGCTCGGTCGCTCGCCTCCGACTGCGACCTGTACGCCTGCGCGAGTAACCGAAACCCCGGAATCGTCGCGCTCGCCGAGGGGTTCGAGCGAGTCGACGAGACGGACGCCGACGCCATCGCCGACTACGCCGAGACGGTGGGGGCGACGCTCGCCGTCGTCGGCCCCGAATCCGCGCTCGCCGCAGGGGTCGTCGACGCGCTCGAAAACCGCGGCGTCTACGCCTTTGGCCCGAAGAAGATGGACGCTCGCCTCGAGACGGACAAGGCGTTCCAGCGGCGGTTCATGGTCGAGAACGACGTTCCCGGCTGCCCCGACTTCGAGACGTTCCACGACATCGAGGCCGCCTGTGCCTACATCGACCAGTACGACGGCGACGTGGCGGTCAAACCCGCCGGCCTCACCGGCGGGAAGGGCGTGAAAGTCACCGGCGATCAGGTGACAAAGGAGGAGGCGAAAGAGTACCTCCGCACCGAGAAGTACGAACAGGTCGTCATCGAGGAGCGCTTCGTCGGCGAGGAGTTCACCGTGCAGGCGTTCGTCGCCAACGGCGACGTGCGACCGACCCCCGCCGTCCAGGACCACAAGCGCGCCTACGAAGGTGACGAGGGGCCCAACACCGGCGGTATGGGCAGTTACAGCGACGCGAGACGGTCGCTGCCGTTCATGGACGACGGCGACTACGAGGAAGCCGTCGATGTCCTCGAATCGGTGGTCTCGGCGCTTCCCGACTACCGGGGCGTCCTCTACGGCCAGTTCATGCTCACCGTCGACGGCGTCCGCGTCGTCGAGTTCAACGCCCGCTTCGGCGACCCCGAGGCGATGAACACACTTCCCGTGCTGGAGACGAAGTTCCTCGACGTGCTCGTCGCCGCCCGCGACGGCGAGACGCTGCCCGAGCTCGACTTTTCGCCGACGGCGACGGTGTGTAAGTACGCCGTCCCGGAGGGCTACCCGACGAACCCCGAAGCGGGCGCTCGCATCGATGTCGACGAGGAGAGCGTGACTCGGGCCGGCGACGGACTGCTGTTCTACGCGAGCGTCGAAGAGCGCGAGGACGGCCTGTACACGAGCACGTCGCGGTCGTTCGCCGTCGTCGGGCTCGGTGACACCATCGCGGCGGCGGAGGCCGTCGCCGCCGACGCACTCGCGGCGGCGGGTGACGGGCTGCGAATTCGCCACGACATCGGTACTGCGGAGTTGGTCCAGCGACGAGTCGACCACATGGCGAAGTTACGGGGTCGATAA
- a CDS encoding TlpA family protein disulfide reductase, with the protein MELNTMEPNPTWSPAAYEDAVEALGRDGLTFKIWGGDWCKDCRQQLPDFAAALREAGVPEERIEQFPVEKEDDGSKIGPQVEEYDIEYIPTVVVERDGEEITRYVEDEPIPATAYLGERLEEAEQTA; encoded by the coding sequence ATGGAACTGAACACGATGGAGCCGAACCCGACGTGGAGCCCCGCAGCTTACGAAGACGCCGTGGAAGCGCTCGGTCGGGACGGGCTGACGTTCAAAATCTGGGGCGGCGACTGGTGTAAGGACTGCCGCCAGCAACTGCCCGACTTCGCGGCGGCGCTGCGAGAGGCGGGCGTCCCCGAGGAGCGGATCGAGCAGTTCCCCGTCGAGAAGGAAGACGACGGCAGCAAGATCGGCCCGCAGGTCGAGGAGTACGACATCGAGTACATCCCGACCGTCGTCGTCGAGAGAGACGGCGAGGAGATCACGCGGTACGTCGAGGATGAACCGATTCCGGCGACGGCTTACCTCGGCGAGCGGCTCGAAGAAGCCGAGCAGACCGCCTAG
- a CDS encoding acyltransferase has translation MTDEGTRHDRLARHPTPGPRNSLQSWPNARSPLVVARNYTAIVAARVSPSLRVKNWLLRRIGVTVGEGVSWGLESTPDVFWPDLITVEDHAIIGYDATLLCHEFLQDEYRTGEVVVGERAMIGAGAVVLPGVHIGAGAQVAANSLVVEDVPPGATVAGVPAEPVSRSGGRGGGDETRGEADESRKAREGDEPGESSEDESEDATQS, from the coding sequence GTGACAGACGAAGGTACGCGGCACGACCGACTCGCGAGACATCCGACACCGGGTCCTCGAAACTCGTTACAGTCGTGGCCGAACGCCCGGTCTCCGCTCGTCGTCGCTCGGAACTACACCGCCATCGTCGCCGCCCGCGTCTCGCCGAGCCTCCGGGTGAAAAACTGGTTGCTCCGCCGCATCGGCGTCACCGTCGGCGAGGGCGTCTCCTGGGGATTGGAGTCGACGCCGGACGTGTTCTGGCCGGACCTCATTACCGTCGAAGACCACGCGATAATCGGATACGACGCGACGCTTCTGTGTCACGAGTTCCTCCAAGACGAGTACCGAACCGGCGAGGTCGTCGTCGGCGAACGCGCGATGATCGGCGCGGGGGCGGTCGTCCTCCCAGGGGTCCACATCGGCGCGGGTGCGCAGGTGGCGGCGAACTCGCTGGTCGTCGAGGACGTTCCGCCCGGTGCGACGGTCGCTGGCGTTCCCGCCGAACCCGTCTCGCGGAGCGGCGGTCGTGGTGGCGGCGACGAGACGAGAGGCGAGGCCGACGAATCGAGAAAAGCGAGAGAAGGGGACGAACCGGGCGAATCGAGCGAAGACGAGTCCGAGGACGCGACTCAGTCGTAG
- a CDS encoding mechanosensitive ion channel domain-containing protein encodes MTEMQAQLGQLYNAVPPRIWLALGVLVLGVMLSIIVGVVNRRLLERAGLAGVIEGTGFERLAQGIGTSTIAIVAQLSTYFLIGLTIVVALTVADVGYTDTFWTRLVAFLPRLFVALLILIVGILIGDKVELLVAERLRGVKLPEIGLLPTLAKYSVFYLAILVAFSQVKINTLALVVLLAAYAFALVVFTSLALKDMLSSAAAGIYLLLNQPYTIGDEVKLGEQSGIVQEVDMLVTRVETDNREYIIPNRAVFEEGIVRLYD; translated from the coding sequence ATTACTGAGATGCAGGCGCAGCTGGGTCAGCTCTACAACGCGGTGCCGCCGCGCATCTGGCTCGCCCTCGGTGTCCTCGTGCTCGGCGTCATGCTCAGTATCATCGTCGGCGTGGTCAACCGCCGACTGCTCGAACGGGCGGGGCTGGCGGGCGTCATCGAGGGAACCGGTTTCGAGCGCCTCGCGCAGGGGATCGGCACCTCCACCATCGCCATCGTCGCCCAACTCAGCACGTACTTTCTCATCGGGCTCACCATCGTCGTCGCGCTCACCGTCGCCGACGTCGGCTACACCGATACCTTCTGGACGCGTCTCGTCGCGTTCCTGCCGCGGCTGTTCGTCGCGCTGCTCATCCTCATCGTCGGCATCCTCATCGGCGACAAGGTCGAGTTGCTCGTCGCCGAGCGGCTTCGGGGGGTCAAACTCCCCGAAATCGGTCTCCTCCCGACGCTGGCGAAGTACAGCGTCTTCTACCTCGCAATCCTCGTCGCGTTCAGTCAGGTGAAGATCAACACGCTCGCGCTCGTCGTCCTCCTGGCGGCCTACGCGTTCGCGCTCGTCGTGTTCACGTCGCTCGCGCTCAAGGACATGCTCTCGTCGGCGGCGGCGGGCATCTACCTGCTGTTGAACCAGCCGTACACTATCGGCGACGAGGTCAAACTCGGCGAGCAGTCCGGCATCGTCCAGGAGGTCGACATGCTCGTCACGCGCGTCGAAACCGACAACCGCGAGTACATCATCCCCAACCGCGCCGTCTTCGAGGAAGGCATCGTTCGCCTCTACGACTGA
- a CDS encoding DUF5804 family protein encodes MTRVCLLGAPEVNLRYELLSRDTARAALSTYVLREPYRNSLELETVSVGAAVSLLNDLNWYLVRFVDEALVQSPSISETEWLSRKLATAVREGEIRPEESDRFLKVYGVDDDDLLDPMYLARVDGQVPEYDLYDVEETLTVRVTETEFGG; translated from the coding sequence GTGACGCGGGTCTGTCTACTCGGCGCGCCCGAGGTGAATCTCCGATACGAGCTGCTGTCGCGCGACACCGCCCGCGCGGCGCTCTCGACGTACGTCCTCCGCGAACCGTACCGCAACAGCCTCGAACTGGAGACGGTGAGCGTCGGCGCGGCCGTCTCGCTTCTGAACGACCTCAACTGGTATCTCGTCCGGTTCGTCGACGAGGCGCTGGTCCAGTCGCCGAGCATCAGCGAGACGGAGTGGCTCTCGCGGAAACTGGCGACGGCCGTCCGCGAGGGCGAGATTCGACCCGAGGAAAGCGACCGCTTCCTGAAGGTGTACGGTGTCGACGACGACGACCTACTCGACCCGATGTACCTCGCGCGCGTCGACGGACAGGTCCCCGAGTACGACCTCTACGACGTCGAGGAGACGCTGACGGTGCGCGTGACCGAAACCGAGTTCGGCGGGTGA
- a CDS encoding thioredoxin domain-containing protein gives MTDPTGRNRLDEEQSPYLRQHADNPVNWQPWDDAALDAARERDVPIFLSIGYSACHWCHVMADESFEDDAVAEVLNEEFVPIKVDREERPDLDGVYQSICQLVSGRGGWPLSVWLTPEGKPFFVGTYFPPESRQGMPGFLDLLGDLSRSWEEDRDEIENRADQWTAAVRDELEDTPDQPGELDDDLLGSAAQAALRSADREYGGFGGGGPKFPQPTRLDLLMRTYARTGRDQALAVVTETLDAMASGGLYDHVGGGFHRYATDRQWTVPHFEKMLYDNAELPRIYLDAYRLTGRPRYATVAQETLAFVERELTHEEGGFYSTLDAQSEGEEGKFYVWTPDAVRDVVGDETTADLVCDRYGIAKSGNFEHGTTVLTLAESIESLAEEYDLDGDEVEERLMDARTALYEAREERERPARDEKVLAGWNGLMISAFAAGARTLNPALAATGETALSFVRERLWDGSEKRLSRRFKSGDVKGSGYLEDYAFLARGAFDLYQATGDVDHLAFALELARTIEAEFWDEDEKTLYFTPESGEALVARPQERRDQSTPSSLGVAVSVLLGLDHFAPDAEFGHVAEQVLSTHANRLRGSPLEHGSLVLAAEKHRRGALELTVAADELPDDWWEALASRYLPATILTRRPGTDGELEAWLEALDIDEAPPIWAGREAVDDDPTVYACENFTCSPPQSDIRSALDWALEN, from the coding sequence ATGACCGACCCGACGGGCCGAAACCGCCTCGACGAGGAACAGTCGCCGTACCTCCGGCAGCACGCGGACAACCCCGTCAACTGGCAGCCGTGGGACGACGCGGCGCTCGACGCCGCCCGCGAGCGCGACGTCCCCATCTTCCTCTCTATCGGCTACTCCGCCTGCCACTGGTGTCACGTGATGGCCGACGAGAGCTTCGAGGACGACGCCGTCGCCGAGGTGCTCAACGAGGAGTTCGTCCCCATCAAAGTCGACCGCGAGGAGCGACCGGATCTGGACGGCGTCTACCAGAGCATCTGCCAACTCGTCTCCGGGCGCGGCGGGTGGCCGCTCTCGGTGTGGCTCACGCCCGAGGGCAAGCCCTTCTTCGTCGGGACGTACTTCCCGCCCGAGTCGCGCCAGGGGATGCCGGGCTTTCTCGACCTGCTGGGCGACCTCTCGCGGTCCTGGGAGGAGGACCGAGACGAGATAGAGAACCGCGCCGACCAGTGGACCGCGGCCGTCCGCGACGAGTTGGAGGACACCCCCGACCAACCGGGCGAACTCGACGACGACCTGCTCGGTTCGGCGGCGCAGGCGGCGCTCAGAAGCGCCGACCGCGAGTACGGTGGCTTCGGCGGCGGCGGGCCGAAGTTCCCGCAACCGACTCGACTCGACCTCCTGATGCGGACGTACGCCCGCACCGGCCGCGACCAGGCGCTCGCCGTCGTCACGGAGACGCTCGACGCGATGGCGAGCGGAGGACTGTACGACCACGTCGGCGGCGGCTTCCACCGCTACGCGACCGACCGACAGTGGACCGTCCCGCACTTCGAGAAGATGCTGTACGACAACGCCGAACTCCCCCGCATCTACCTCGACGCCTACCGCCTCACGGGTCGGCCTCGCTACGCGACCGTCGCACAGGAGACGCTCGCGTTCGTCGAGCGCGAACTCACCCACGAGGAGGGCGGGTTCTACAGCACGCTCGACGCCCAAAGCGAGGGCGAGGAAGGCAAGTTCTACGTCTGGACGCCCGACGCGGTCCGAGACGTCGTCGGCGACGAGACGACCGCCGACCTCGTCTGCGACCGCTACGGCATCGCGAAGAGCGGGAACTTCGAGCACGGCACCACCGTCCTGACGCTCGCCGAGAGCATCGAGAGCCTCGCCGAGGAGTACGACCTCGACGGGGACGAGGTCGAAGAGCGGTTGATGGACGCGCGAACGGCGCTGTACGAGGCCCGCGAGGAGCGCGAGCGCCCCGCCCGCGACGAGAAGGTTCTCGCCGGGTGGAACGGCCTGATGATCTCGGCGTTCGCGGCGGGCGCGCGGACGCTCAACCCGGCGCTGGCGGCGACGGGCGAGACGGCGCTGTCGTTCGTCCGAGAACGCCTCTGGGACGGAAGCGAGAAGCGACTCTCGCGGCGGTTCAAGTCGGGCGACGTGAAAGGCTCGGGCTACCTCGAAGATTACGCGTTCCTCGCCCGCGGCGCGTTCGACCTGTACCAGGCGACCGGTGACGTCGACCACCTCGCGTTCGCACTGGAGCTCGCGCGGACCATCGAAGCCGAGTTCTGGGACGAAGACGAGAAGACGCTGTACTTCACGCCCGAGAGCGGCGAGGCGCTCGTCGCCCGCCCGCAGGAGCGCCGCGACCAGTCGACGCCGTCGAGTCTCGGCGTCGCCGTCTCCGTACTCCTGGGCTTGGACCACTTCGCGCCCGACGCCGAGTTCGGCCACGTCGCCGAGCAGGTGCTGTCGACGCACGCGAACCGCCTCCGAGGGAGTCCGCTCGAACATGGTTCGCTCGTGCTCGCGGCCGAAAAACACCGCCGCGGCGCGCTCGAACTCACTGTCGCCGCCGACGAACTCCCCGACGACTGGTGGGAGGCGCTGGCGAGTCGCTATCTCCCGGCGACGATTCTGACGCGCCGCCCGGGGACCGACGGCGAACTGGAGGCGTGGCTGGAGGCGCTCGACATCGACGAGGCACCGCCCATCTGGGCCGGGCGCGAGGCCGTCGACGACGACCCGACGGTGTACGCCTGCGAGAACTTCACCTGCTCGCCGCCGCAGTCCGATATTCGGTCGGCGTTGGATTGGGCGCTGGAGAACTGA
- a CDS encoding PLP-dependent cysteine synthase family protein has product MDASILDTIGSPLVQLQSPEGATVAAKIESKNPGGSAKDRPALAMVEAAERDGTLSPGDELVEPTSGNTGIGLAVVAAAKGYDITIVMPGSKSPERRRIMKAYGATLELVDGDISDAKERADELETERGMVQLRQFENEANPEAHYRTTAEEILEQVEGRDVDALVAGVGTGGTLSGIGRRLREEFPEMEVVAVEPEDSAVLSGKEPEGDSFQGMGPGFVSPNLDTDLLDDVITISLDDAEAECRRLAREEGILVGQSSGASNLAAQQVAERLAQPELDCPEAPDVTAQRIETIETDGGAAAATDYDDCPLVVTVFWDSGERYMSTGMFEAGPDLGSGGSP; this is encoded by the coding sequence ATGGACGCGAGCATCCTCGATACTATCGGCTCGCCGCTGGTGCAGTTGCAGTCGCCCGAAGGGGCAACGGTGGCGGCGAAGATAGAGTCGAAGAACCCCGGTGGCTCGGCGAAGGACCGCCCGGCGCTGGCGATGGTCGAAGCGGCCGAACGCGACGGAACGCTCTCGCCCGGCGACGAGCTCGTCGAACCGACGAGCGGGAACACGGGCATCGGCTTGGCCGTCGTCGCCGCCGCGAAAGGCTACGACATCACAATCGTGATGCCCGGCTCGAAATCGCCCGAGCGTCGCCGCATCATGAAAGCCTACGGCGCGACCCTCGAACTCGTCGACGGCGACATCTCCGACGCGAAGGAGCGCGCCGACGAACTCGAAACGGAGCGAGGAATGGTCCAACTCCGCCAGTTCGAAAACGAGGCGAACCCGGAGGCGCACTACCGCACGACGGCCGAGGAGATTCTCGAACAGGTCGAAGGGAGAGACGTCGACGCGCTCGTCGCCGGCGTCGGCACCGGCGGCACGCTGTCGGGCATCGGTCGACGCCTCCGAGAGGAGTTCCCCGAGATGGAGGTCGTCGCCGTCGAGCCCGAGGACAGCGCCGTCCTCTCGGGGAAGGAACCCGAAGGCGATAGCTTCCAGGGGATGGGCCCCGGTTTCGTCAGCCCGAACCTAGACACCGACCTCTTGGACGACGTCATCACGATTTCGCTCGACGACGCCGAGGCCGAGTGTCGCCGCCTCGCCCGCGAGGAAGGCATCTTGGTCGGCCAGTCCAGCGGCGCGTCGAACCTCGCCGCCCAGCAGGTCGCCGAGCGCCTCGCTCAACCCGAGTTGGACTGCCCGGAGGCACCGGACGTCACTGCGCAGCGCATCGAGACCATCGAGACCGACGGCGGGGCCGCCGCTGCGACCGACTACGACGACTGCCCGCTCGTCGTCACCGTCTTCTGGGACAGCGGCGAGCGGTACATGTCGACGGGGATGTTTGAGGCCGGACCCGACCTCGGCAGCGGCGGGTCGCCGTAG
- a CDS encoding GNAT family N-acetyltransferase, translating into MGHASPQSKVIPAEDGYIVRRYEPADRDKFLALYEEVFEKTRTPEWFDWRYGGPHTDEVRMFLAEKDGEIVGAEPFISFEIRGGNETVCALQPADAMVHPDHRRNGLLTRITEAAIDYYTDNGPSFIFNFPNQAAIGAFLKLGWVQVGEVATAYRIQKPSVFLKSDRAKRFGPVADVLSAAGYRARDAATLAASRRRSDDEVTVTRHAEIPAKRLARLYESAVPPRLHAPRTEAFYNWRFGNPQWDVAAYSAKRDGEIVASIVACTQETRGITTTKILDALPMVDAEAECEAFDRLLRVAIADHEDADAIAVAEDTIPPSVLSRLNFLRNDRFPMSMVGSPTPVVTRPLVPEEEAQWIVGGQHLADRNDWRLSFAEQDTSV; encoded by the coding sequence ATGGGACACGCATCGCCTCAAAGTAAAGTGATTCCAGCGGAAGACGGCTACATCGTACGCCGGTACGAACCGGCCGACCGGGACAAGTTCCTCGCCCTCTACGAAGAGGTGTTCGAGAAGACGCGTACGCCCGAGTGGTTCGACTGGCGCTACGGCGGCCCCCACACCGACGAGGTACGGATGTTCCTCGCCGAGAAGGACGGCGAAATCGTCGGCGCGGAGCCGTTCATCTCCTTCGAGATTCGCGGCGGCAACGAGACGGTGTGTGCGCTCCAACCCGCCGACGCGATGGTCCACCCCGACCACCGACGCAACGGCCTCCTGACGCGCATCACCGAGGCCGCCATCGACTACTACACCGACAACGGCCCGTCGTTCATCTTCAACTTCCCGAACCAGGCCGCCATCGGCGCGTTCCTCAAGCTCGGGTGGGTGCAGGTCGGCGAGGTGGCGACGGCGTACCGCATCCAGAAACCCTCCGTCTTCCTCAAATCCGACCGAGCGAAACGATTCGGCCCGGTCGCCGACGTGCTCTCCGCGGCCGGATACCGCGCCCGCGACGCCGCGACGCTGGCCGCCTCGCGCCGACGGAGTGACGACGAGGTGACAGTGACGCGACACGCCGAGATTCCGGCCAAGCGCCTCGCCCGCCTCTACGAGTCGGCGGTCCCGCCGCGTCTCCACGCCCCGCGAACCGAGGCGTTCTACAACTGGCGCTTCGGCAACCCACAGTGGGACGTCGCCGCGTACTCCGCCAAGCGCGACGGCGAGATCGTCGCCAGCATCGTCGCCTGTACGCAGGAAACCCGCGGCATCACGACGACGAAGATTCTCGACGCGCTGCCGATGGTCGACGCCGAGGCCGAGTGCGAGGCGTTCGACCGCCTGCTCCGCGTCGCCATCGCCGACCACGAGGATGCCGACGCCATCGCGGTCGCCGAGGACACGATTCCGCCGAGCGTCCTCTCGCGGCTGAACTTCCTGCGCAACGACCGCTTCCCGATGTCGATGGTCGGGTCGCCGACCCCGGTCGTCACGCGACCGCTCGTCCCCGAAGAGGAAGCCCAGTGGATCGTCGGCGGACAGCACCTCGCCGACCGAAACGACTGGCGGCTCTCGTTCGCCGAGCAGGACACGAGCGTCTGA